The following is a genomic window from Sphingobacterium spiritivorum.
GCCGGAGAACCAGGCAATACGCCCAGATAAACCAAAGCTACTTTCCCTTTTATACTGTTTCCGGCTTTTACATAATCCTCTTCCAGTCCGTTTCCAAGATCCGCAACTGATGCTTCTACATCGCTGCTAACGGGAGCATGTGCCAGACTGACGGCTTTTACAGGTCTGAAATCTTTTGTATTTGTCTTTATCTCGACACGTAATGGCCCCCGGTTCCACCCTCTGGCATCAAAAGGTTGAAATTCCACCTGCACACCGTACGACTTAATAAGGTCATACACGTACTGCTCAGCTTTACGTCCATTTTCTGAACCCGTCAGCCGATGTCCGATTGTGGAGGTGATATGACGGAGATTATGATATCCCTCGTAGTGATGATCTACTTCATCAATAATTTGCTTGTACGTTGCCGCATAATCCTGTGCATATACAGGACCGACAAATAAAAAAAGAAGAAAAAGGAGACGATTCATATTGAAATAAAAAAGGAGGTCATTATTTACCTCCTTTAAAGTTACAATTTCTATAAAAATTATGCAGGACTATTTTTTAAATGTCCACCTTACATAATTGATATTCTTGTTATGTGCCAGATACTTCTTCTCATAGTACGTCTTTATAGACAGTACATCATCCACAAGTTCTGAATGATAAAGATCATCGGTCTGTACTTCTTTCTTTAAGCCAAGAAGATCAATCTGTTCTAATGTATAGGCATAAAACCCGTCATTATCAGTTTTCAAATGCATCAGACCATCGGGTTTCATAATATATTGGTAGCGTTCCAAAAATTTAGGATTCGTTAATCTCTTCTTTTCACGGCTTTCCTGAGGCTGAGGATCAGGAAAAGTTATCCAGATTTCATCTACCTCGTTCTCTTCGAAATGCTCCAGTATGGTTTCGATTTGGATTCTCAAAAATCCGACATTTTCGATACCCTCTTCAAGAGCAGTTTTCGCTCCTCTCCAGATTCTGTTGCCTTTATAATCTATTCCGATAAAATTCTTTTGTGGAAACAGCTTGGCAAGATTGACTGTATATTCTCCTTTTCCACAGGCCAGTTCCAATACAATCGGATTGTTATTACCAAAATGTTGAGTGCACCATTTGCCTTTTAAATCCTTTCCTTCATCCAATTGTACAACATTTTTGAACGTGGAGACTTCCGCAAATTTCCTTAACTTATCTTTACCCATTTTAAAAAAATATGGGCAAAAATAAGGTTAAAATCATAGAAGTCAAATCTTACAGGCAAAAAGTGAGCTGAAACTTAGTAAGTTTCACTATCAGGAGGGATACCAAAGTGAGGCGCATCTTCATCCATCACTGGTTTAATTTTCTTTTCTTTCTTTTTCCCGGGACGGATATAATCAGACAGTTTGGATATTGCAGAAGATATCTTGTCTTTGTTTACCTGACCAATAGCTGTCTCAGATGCAAGTAAAACAAGAGCTTTTTTAAGCCATCCTGCCCTTTTCAGAAAAAATTTATTTAAGAGAAAAGGAACACCTATTCGCAATGCTTTTGTCGCCCATCCTCCGCCTTCACCTTCTTCGGTTGTTTTGTGTCCTGAAGATGAAAATAACTGGGTGACAATATCAACACCAGGAATACGGGAAGTAATGGACCTGAATAAACGTACAGGTGCTTCTATTTTCCTATTTAACAAATGATACTGATCCTTTAAATAGGCTTCCTGCTCAAACTTCAGCTCATTGAGCCGTGCTATTTCAGCTTTTAGCTCGGTAAGATTATTTATTTTTAAAGGTTTCCTCATTACGTTTTCCATTTTCAGATTTTACATCTTCCTCATCCTCTTCATTCCATTTCCCCAATAGTTTTCGGATAGAAAGATCCATAAATTTAGCCTCCAGTTTTGTCTCTGTCAGTCGAACGATTACCACCAGTAGAATGAAAATACCACCAGTAGCTAAAAAGCCTAGAGCATTACTGTTCATTAGTTCTCCTAAATAAAATGCAAAAGCCAGACTCAGGAAAAACACAATAAAAAGCGTCAATACAACTTTACTGATATCCAAGATAAGACTACCCAGCATACGTGATCCGCGGGCAATAGCCTTAAGCTTTAGAAGCTCAATTTGCGAATCCAGGTATTCTTTTGACTTTTGAAAAGTACCGGAAAGGGAAAATTTTTGTTCTTCGTCCATGCATTCAATGTTTAACAGAAAGGTATATGACCGTTATAAAAAGATTACCTGTATCAGTAATCCTGAGAATATGTTGAAATTCTCAGGCCGGCCATCTTCTGTAACCAACCACATACCTTCCATAAAAATTTAAAAAATTAAAAAAGCAGTATGCTTTCTTATATTCACGCATGCTCTTCCAGCTCTCCTTCTACAGAGTGTCCGGCTTTATTTATTTTAGATTTGACTGCTGCTACAACTTTATCTTTAAAGTCATTCAATTGGTCAAATTGTTCTTCTGCTCTTTCCTTTAAAGCATCTCCCAGATCAGAAAGAGATTCGTTAATTTTATCTCTTGTTTCAGAACCTTTTTCAGGAGCAAACAATACACCTAAAACTGCCCCAGCCGCAAGACCTGCCAACAAAGCAGCTACTATTTTACCGTTATCATTCATGATTTTTAATTTTAATTGCTGTTAATGATTCTACGTGTTACTTACTAAACAAGTGAAATAGCAAATCGTTTGCCAAACACCCGATTTTTAATTCATTTATGATGAAATTTCTTCCTTTTCAAAATACAAAATTTATCGATTCTCAACAAGTTTATTTTTCTAAAAGCCTTAACAGCTTGCAGTTTCATTAATATTTTATTAACTTTAGAGAAACCACACTGACTAAATTATGCTCGTAAAAACCTACTGCAGTGCCGTTTATGGCATTCAGGCCACCACTATTACCGTTGAAGTAAATATATCCCCGGGGGTAAAGTATTATATCGTGGGTCTTCCTGACAATGCTGTCAAAGAAAGCCTTCAGCGTATTGAAACAGCTATATCTTCCAGCGGATACCGTATGCCACGACAAAAAATAGTGGTTAATCTTGCTCCGGCAGATATCCGCAAAGAAGGATCTTCCTATGATCTGGCCATTGCGACTGCTATTCTTGCCGCTTCCGGACAGATGACAGATGACAAAATGGACCAATATGTCATATTGGGAGAACTTTCGCTAGACGGGAAAGTACAACCTGTCAAAGGATCGCTTCCCATAGCCGTACAGGCAGCCAAAGATGGATTCAAAGGCGTGATCCTTCCGAGAGCCAATGCCAGAGAAGCAGCTATTGTAGAAGGACTGGAGGTATTGGGAGTGGAATCATTTAAGGATGTTATTGATTTCTTTGATCAGAAGAAGATGCTCGAAGCAACACATGTTAATATCAACGATGAATTTCTCCGGAATATTAATAACTACGATGCAGATTTTGCAGAAGTGAAGGGGCAGGAAAACATCAAGCGTGCGCTTGAAATAGCTGCAGCAGGTGGACATAATGTCATTCTTATTGGTCCGCCCGGTTCAGGGAAAACTATGCTCGCCAAGCGTCTTCCTACTATATTACCGCCACTCACAATTGACGAATCTTTAGAAACAACAAAAATTCACTCTGTTGCAGGCCAACTTCCGGTCACCGGATCTCTTATGACTGTAAGGCCCTTTCGTGCTCCGCACCACACCATATCCGATGTTGCATTAGTTGGCGGAGGTGCCCAGCCTCAACCCGGTGAGATTTCGCTTTCTCACAACGGTGTCCTCTTTCTTGATGAGCTACCTGAATTCAAACGCTCTGTATTAGAAGTTATGCGTCAGCCTCTGGAATCCCGGACCATTACCATATCCCGGGCCAGATTTTCCGTTGATTATCCGGCGAGTTTTATGCTTATCGCTGCAATGAATCCCTGTCCCTGTGGATTCTATAATCATCCGGAAAAAGAATGTATCTGCGCCAAAAATATAGTGAAGAGATATCTGAGCAAAATATCAGGCCCTTTATTAGATCGTATTGATCTGCATGTGGAAGTTACACCGGTCGATTTCAAAGAACTCTCCTCTGTCCGGATCGCAGAGAAAAGCGCTGTTATCCGCGAGCGTGTAATAAAGGCACGCCATATACAGTTACAACGGTTTGCTGATTTACAAACCATACACAGTAACGCACAAATGAGCACAAAAACAGTTCGTGAAGTATGTATGCTGGATGAAACGGGAACACAACTACTCAAAACAGCGATGGACAGACTTGGTCTGTCAGCAAGAGCTTATGACCGCATTCTGAAAGTAGCCCGTACAATAGCTGATATGGAGGAATCTGCAGATATACGAAATGAACATCTTGCGGAGGCCATTCACTTCAGAAGCCTGGATAGAGAGAACTGGGCGGGTTAGTTGTCCCGGCTTTTACGCCATTCCTCCAATGTAAGGTAATCTCCGCTAACCACATCCATCACCTCAATATCTCCGCAGGTAGCTTTGTTAACGTAGAAATGATAGTAAGGTTCGTATCGTAATTCTCCGTTAAAGCCAGCAGTTACTGTATACACCTGTTTGCCATTGACATCTGCACT
Proteins encoded in this region:
- a CDS encoding YifB family Mg chelatase-like AAA ATPase, translating into MLVKTYCSAVYGIQATTITVEVNISPGVKYYIVGLPDNAVKESLQRIETAISSSGYRMPRQKIVVNLAPADIRKEGSSYDLAIATAILAASGQMTDDKMDQYVILGELSLDGKVQPVKGSLPIAVQAAKDGFKGVILPRANAREAAIVEGLEVLGVESFKDVIDFFDQKKMLEATHVNINDEFLRNINNYDADFAEVKGQENIKRALEIAAAGGHNVILIGPPGSGKTMLAKRLPTILPPLTIDESLETTKIHSVAGQLPVTGSLMTVRPFRAPHHTISDVALVGGGAQPQPGEISLSHNGVLFLDELPEFKRSVLEVMRQPLESRTITISRARFSVDYPASFMLIAAMNPCPCGFYNHPEKECICAKNIVKRYLSKISGPLLDRIDLHVEVTPVDFKELSSVRIAEKSAVIRERVIKARHIQLQRFADLQTIHSNAQMSTKTVREVCMLDETGTQLLKTAMDRLGLSARAYDRILKVARTIADMEESADIRNEHLAEAIHFRSLDRENWAG
- the trmB gene encoding tRNA (guanosine(46)-N7)-methyltransferase TrmB, whose product is MGKDKLRKFAEVSTFKNVVQLDEGKDLKGKWCTQHFGNNNPIVLELACGKGEYTVNLAKLFPQKNFIGIDYKGNRIWRGAKTALEEGIENVGFLRIQIETILEHFEENEVDEIWITFPDPQPQESREKKRLTNPKFLERYQYIMKPDGLMHLKTDNDGFYAYTLEQIDLLGLKKEVQTDDLYHSELVDDVLSIKTYYEKKYLAHNKNINYVRWTFKK
- a CDS encoding YtxH domain-containing protein, which produces MNDNGKIVAALLAGLAAGAVLGVLFAPEKGSETRDKINESLSDLGDALKERAEEQFDQLNDFKDKVVAAVKSKINKAGHSVEGELEEHA